A single region of the Deefgea piscis genome encodes:
- a CDS encoding SDR family NAD(P)-dependent oxidoreductase: MLTLKKTLGLAVLASSLLVLGQPAVAESYPTVDIKPLDPAFFTPKRHEGRTYLITGGARGIGAASAIRLAREGAKIVIFDVLAKEGNETVVQIRKEGGQAEFVKGDVRNNADLQKAVDLAVSQFGELNGALNAAGVMAAMPPDVVFDYQKQKDLLPKAIADAGDEYFDTLMAINGTGIFKSMRAELKPMLKQGKGGAIVNICSIAGLTGLAGNSAYVASKHACSGLTRSGAIDYAPYGIRVNSVNMAATETAMTDMAMKYVMAASKENTKSTVPNMGRTKTLSLQAYADSQKRQATVWEQASVIAFLLSDEASNLTGALYATDGGWTAY, from the coding sequence ATGCTTACGCTAAAAAAAACCTTAGGTCTTGCTGTGCTTGCCAGTAGTTTATTGGTCTTGGGCCAGCCTGCAGTGGCAGAGTCTTATCCGACCGTTGATATAAAACCGCTTGATCCTGCATTTTTTACGCCTAAACGCCATGAAGGTCGCACTTATCTCATTACGGGTGGCGCAAGGGGGATCGGCGCGGCATCTGCAATTCGCTTGGCCCGCGAAGGTGCAAAAATTGTGATTTTTGACGTGTTGGCAAAAGAAGGCAATGAAACTGTAGTGCAAATTCGTAAAGAAGGGGGACAAGCTGAATTTGTGAAAGGGGATGTTCGCAATAATGCGGATTTACAAAAAGCAGTTGATCTGGCGGTCAGTCAATTTGGTGAGCTCAATGGTGCACTGAATGCTGCGGGCGTGATGGCAGCAATGCCTCCTGACGTCGTTTTTGATTATCAAAAACAAAAAGATTTATTACCCAAAGCGATTGCCGATGCAGGGGATGAATATTTTGATACCTTAATGGCCATCAATGGGACGGGGATATTTAAATCAATGCGTGCCGAATTAAAGCCCATGCTTAAACAAGGTAAAGGTGGCGCTATTGTGAATATTTGCTCGATTGCTGGCTTAACGGGCCTTGCCGGTAATTCGGCCTATGTTGCAAGTAAGCACGCTTGTAGTGGTCTTACTCGAAGTGGTGCTATTGATTATGCGCCATACGGCATTCGGGTTAATTCAGTGAATATGGCCGCGACTGAAACGGCGATGACAGATATGGCAATGAAGTATGTTATGGCGGCCAGTAAAGAAAATACCAAGTCAACCGTGCCAAATATGGGGCGCACTAAGACGCTGAGTCTGCAAGCGTATGCCGACAGTCAAAAACGTCAGGCAACGGTTTGGGAGCAGGCATCGGTGATTGCGTTTTTATTATCAGATGAGGCATCCAATTTAACTGGTGCACTCTATGCCACGGATGGCGGTTGGACGGCTTATTAA
- a CDS encoding alginate export family protein encodes MKQTDCMSLTFVRSMHVLLVFVVLGLFFSLVYARSGGEFSGSRIESVHVQFMDGQQGTPTYRDAILNAFSASPGSQYDPVRSNLKLSQVRRLKFVQKADYQIETSGNGNVILTLQVTLSDAAKPLAESAMGVLANGDWGDFPTLYADESSVLQAKLENKSMIFSNTNAFFGRPDLLTMGNPLAISPSGRGTDTWAESSVELGLYGLNAITEQISVFAGASVIASGSLGPELFTDESRVYTGVEDAYFGVIGRNTTEQGGVRQMSLLYGRKAFQIDNGMIIRLSSANGGERAALQSNPRNAAEELIHAQFVYDAHKLELFRLDPDELVETDSKTRIHGVNYEGQVLPQLRLGAMLLQVPQSNFSYYTTNATYSRQGLRVADLRLAYDTLAEDSNFYARAEFARQTNENFDMDARAGYVEAGYQLLSMPWRPTLSYRYAKFTGDNPDTPTFERWDPLFAGGGGDEWVQGLNQYKVVQTSNVISHRFMSRMQPAPRWELTPQFWIFKADTLNNLGGAQALSVLQSDDLGMELNLTARYVANPNLIFVFSAAYTKPGEAIRKALNDDYRNWFSASAFMIARF; translated from the coding sequence ATGAAACAAACCGATTGTATGTCGTTGACATTTGTGAGGTCGATGCATGTCTTGCTGGTTTTTGTTGTACTCGGCCTTTTTTTCTCTCTTGTTTACGCTCGAAGTGGCGGCGAATTTAGCGGTAGCCGTATTGAATCGGTTCATGTTCAATTTATGGATGGGCAGCAAGGAACGCCAACATATCGTGATGCGATTTTAAATGCATTTTCAGCTAGCCCGGGCAGTCAATATGATCCAGTGCGCAGCAATTTAAAGCTCAGTCAGGTGCGTCGCCTTAAATTTGTGCAAAAGGCAGACTATCAGATAGAAACCAGTGGTAATGGTAATGTTATTCTTACGCTGCAGGTTACGCTTAGCGATGCGGCCAAACCGCTCGCTGAATCTGCGATGGGCGTACTGGCCAATGGTGATTGGGGCGATTTTCCAACGTTGTATGCCGATGAATCCTCGGTTTTGCAGGCTAAGTTGGAAAATAAGTCGATGATTTTTTCCAATACAAATGCTTTTTTTGGTCGTCCTGATCTACTTACTATGGGTAATCCGCTCGCGATATCGCCATCAGGACGGGGTACAGATACGTGGGCTGAAAGTAGTGTTGAGCTAGGTCTATATGGGCTGAATGCGATTACCGAGCAAATTTCTGTTTTTGCCGGAGCCAGTGTGATCGCATCAGGGTCATTGGGGCCTGAACTTTTTACCGATGAGTCGCGTGTATATACAGGCGTTGAAGATGCTTACTTTGGCGTGATAGGCCGCAATACCACAGAGCAAGGTGGTGTGCGTCAGATGAGTTTGCTTTACGGGCGCAAAGCTTTTCAGATTGATAATGGCATGATCATCCGATTGTCGTCCGCCAATGGCGGTGAACGAGCGGCTTTGCAATCGAACCCCAGAAATGCAGCAGAAGAACTGATTCATGCCCAGTTTGTATACGATGCGCATAAATTAGAACTGTTTCGATTGGATCCGGATGAGCTAGTAGAAACAGACAGTAAAACGCGTATTCATGGCGTTAATTATGAAGGGCAAGTACTACCTCAGCTGCGTCTAGGGGCAATGTTGCTGCAAGTGCCTCAGTCAAACTTCTCTTATTACACAACGAATGCGACGTATTCTCGCCAAGGCTTGCGAGTTGCCGATCTGCGCCTGGCTTATGACACGCTTGCGGAAGATTCAAACTTTTATGCTCGGGCTGAATTCGCACGGCAAACCAATGAAAACTTTGATATGGACGCTCGTGCTGGTTACGTTGAAGCGGGTTATCAATTGCTTAGCATGCCGTGGCGGCCCACGCTAAGTTATCGCTATGCAAAATTCACGGGAGACAATCCTGATACGCCAACTTTCGAGCGTTGGGATCCTTTGTTTGCGGGTGGTGGTGGTGACGAATGGGTACAAGGATTAAATCAATATAAAGTGGTGCAAACCTCGAATGTGATTTCACATCGGTTTATGTCTCGTATGCAGCCAGCTCCGCGCTGGGAGTTAACGCCACAATTTTGGATATTTAAAGCCGATACCCTCAATAATTTGGGGGGTGCACAAGCTTTATCGGTGCTGCAGTCTGATGATTTGGGTATGGAGCTTAATCTGACGGCGCGGTATGTGGCCAATCCCAACTTGATTTTTGTCTTTTCCGCCGCTTATACCAAACCTGGCGAAGCCATTCGCAAGGCATTAAATGATGATTATCGTAATTGGTTTAGTGCCAGCGCATTCATGATTGCGCGCTTCTAA
- a CDS encoding YeiH family protein encodes MTLTNQIKSCAPGLAVVLGLTIISTIVGNAFPLMGGAVVGILLGIIIRSRTTIAPQFNDGIQFSSKQILQWSIVGLGFSLPIADVIKTGMSSLEITFATITAAVLSAIIFGRLLKIPLKLCVLIGTGTAICGGSAIAAITPVVKPDEHDTAFALSTIFLFNIVAVLVFPAIGQMLGMSDSGFGMWAGTAINDTSSVVAAAYSWSDNAGDYATIVKLTRAMLIIPVTLIFAFLFGMTRRKETIAEETGSVWKAVPWFILWFLLASLFGSMLPDWMIKTAQFIAPVMITMALVAIGLSTDLGRMRQTGWRPVALGLLVWVSVASTSLVVQHLTNRW; translated from the coding sequence ATGACGCTGACCAATCAAATCAAATCCTGTGCCCCAGGCTTAGCTGTTGTTCTGGGCTTAACGATTATCTCAACGATTGTTGGGAATGCTTTTCCGCTGATGGGCGGCGCAGTTGTTGGTATTTTGCTGGGGATTATTATTCGCAGCCGCACGACGATTGCACCGCAATTTAATGATGGAATTCAGTTTTCATCCAAACAAATTTTGCAATGGTCGATTGTCGGCTTGGGCTTTAGTTTGCCGATTGCCGACGTGATTAAAACCGGTATGAGCTCGTTAGAAATCACTTTTGCTACGATTACCGCAGCGGTACTCAGTGCGATTATTTTTGGCCGCTTATTAAAAATCCCGCTCAAACTGTGTGTATTGATCGGTACCGGTACGGCAATTTGTGGTGGTTCGGCGATTGCGGCGATTACCCCGGTCGTTAAGCCCGATGAGCACGATACGGCGTTCGCTTTATCAACGATTTTCTTATTTAATATTGTTGCCGTGCTGGTATTTCCAGCCATCGGCCAGATGCTGGGTATGAGCGATAGTGGTTTTGGCATGTGGGCTGGAACCGCGATTAATGACACTTCATCGGTGGTAGCGGCAGCGTATTCATGGAGTGACAATGCCGGTGACTATGCAACGATTGTGAAGCTGACTCGCGCCATGTTGATTATTCCGGTGACGTTGATTTTTGCTTTCTTGTTTGGCATGACGCGTCGTAAAGAAACCATCGCAGAAGAAACTGGTTCAGTCTGGAAAGCAGTGCCTTGGTTTATTTTGTGGTTCTTATTAGCGTCTTTGTTTGGCAGTATGTTGCCTGATTGGATGATTAAAACGGCGCAGTTTATTGCACCAGTGATGATTACGATGGCTTTGGTAGCGATTGGTTTGTCGACTGATTTGGGCCGGATGCGTCAAACCGGTTGGCGTCCAGTGGCTTTGGGTTTGTTGGTGTGGGTGAGTGTAGCCAGCACCAGCTTGGTGGTGCAGCATTTAACGAATCGTTGGTAA
- a CDS encoding LysR family transcriptional regulator, which yields MLKITLRELEVFVAISQAGQVTAAGTALGLSQSAMSGAIGELERRLGVTLFDRIGRRVTLNEHGRYLLPRALNMLQQANDLETIYQQGAPSRLKIAASLTIGNYVLPALLAPLMQVANTRYEVEIGNSPAVMKMLLDCKADIGLIEAPLTHSNLMCELWLKDEMVIFCHPDHPLAGSTPNTDELAQCAWILREPGSGVRQSLETMLLPHLGAINVVLELGSGEAIREAIRLNMGISCGSRRAITRELAAGTFATIHLKNHALERRFFIVWHAEKQLTAGAERLRMACHQWLENEQRVLDHAA from the coding sequence ATGCTAAAAATCACACTGAGAGAACTCGAAGTGTTTGTCGCCATCAGCCAAGCTGGCCAAGTTACTGCGGCAGGTACGGCACTCGGCCTGTCGCAATCGGCAATGAGTGGCGCGATTGGCGAATTAGAGCGTCGATTAGGCGTTACCTTGTTTGATCGCATTGGCCGCCGCGTCACGCTCAATGAACACGGCCGCTATTTATTGCCGCGCGCACTCAATATGCTGCAACAGGCCAATGACTTAGAAACCATTTACCAGCAAGGTGCACCAAGCCGACTTAAAATCGCCGCCAGTTTAACCATCGGCAACTATGTGTTACCGGCGCTACTCGCCCCTTTAATGCAAGTGGCGAACACCCGCTACGAAGTTGAAATCGGCAACTCTCCCGCAGTGATGAAAATGCTACTCGACTGCAAGGCTGATATTGGCCTGATCGAAGCGCCGCTCACCCACAGTAATTTAATGTGTGAGCTCTGGCTCAAAGACGAGATGGTCATTTTTTGCCACCCCGATCATCCTTTGGCAGGCAGCACCCCCAATACTGACGAGCTGGCGCAATGCGCGTGGATTTTGCGCGAGCCGGGCTCTGGCGTTCGGCAAAGTTTAGAAACCATGCTCTTGCCGCATTTAGGTGCCATCAATGTGGTGCTTGAATTAGGTAGTGGCGAAGCGATTCGAGAAGCGATACGACTTAATATGGGTATTAGTTGCGGTTCGCGCCGCGCGATTACTCGCGAATTAGCGGCGGGTACTTTTGCCACTATTCACTTAAAAAACCACGCTTTGGAGCGCCGCTTTTTTATTGTGTGGCATGCCGAAAAACAACTCACCGCTGGCGCGGAGCGCTTACGCATGGCCTGCCATCAATGGCTAGAGAACGAACAAAGGGTATTAGATCATGCCGCTTGA
- a CDS encoding DUF2813 domain-containing protein: MQLARLQITNFRGISQIDLALNANATALFGENNWGKTSLISALCRCLSHPAPIATLFTHDDFHRIANSRASIARRLHITLVFQCTTPNAWGALTWPNANGVNTLALRFAAERFGHTEIRARRCFIAADGNEIEHPNSDALATQLIQLHPVLRFRDMQLTDWLTHPRLASQAHDDDPLLPASAAVRAVFERILTLPHQLHPQELSAGLAAMQALFHEQAHLLQGKEPPQRLAEQIAAAPLNFRDDDTLIEIANRSGSSSRRVTLLMLLGALLAARGENPLHADAKPILVMEDPETHLHPIQLAMIWGLIEQLTLQKIITTNNGDLLGSFAQHALRRLVRRNNHVHVYQLADHALSMSDARKVAFHIRSNRASSMFARVWLLVEGETEFWLLPELARICGVNFPLEGIRCVEFAQAGLAPLIKFADHLGIHWHVICDGDDAGMKYQKRARSLLGSRPEDQHITMLDCRDIEHFLWDNGFADTYRQAAAPRGEMNHYYRAALEQQPPLNDEEIISRALRHHSKPGMALEIAEAAEIKGRQAIPAVLQNMFQILQTLSEESS; this comes from the coding sequence ATGCAACTGGCTCGGCTTCAAATCACCAATTTTCGTGGTATTAGTCAAATCGACTTAGCATTGAATGCCAACGCGACGGCGCTCTTTGGCGAAAATAACTGGGGAAAAACCAGCCTGATTAGCGCGCTGTGTCGCTGCCTGAGTCACCCAGCCCCGATTGCCACTTTATTTACGCACGATGATTTTCATCGCATTGCCAATTCGCGTGCCAGTATTGCGCGGCGGCTACACATTACTTTGGTTTTCCAGTGCACTACGCCCAACGCTTGGGGGGCACTGACTTGGCCCAATGCCAATGGAGTAAACACGCTGGCGCTACGCTTTGCTGCTGAGCGCTTTGGTCACACCGAGATTCGCGCCCGACGCTGCTTTATTGCTGCCGATGGCAACGAAATTGAGCACCCCAATAGCGATGCGCTCGCCACGCAGTTGATTCAATTGCATCCGGTACTCCGCTTTCGCGATATGCAACTCACCGATTGGCTAACGCATCCGCGCTTAGCCAGCCAAGCGCACGATGATGACCCGCTGCTACCGGCCAGCGCAGCAGTGCGCGCCGTATTTGAGCGAATTTTAACGCTACCGCATCAACTGCACCCACAAGAGTTATCCGCAGGCCTAGCCGCAATGCAAGCTTTGTTTCACGAACAAGCGCACTTATTACAAGGCAAAGAGCCGCCACAACGGCTAGCAGAACAAATCGCTGCAGCGCCGCTTAATTTTCGTGACGACGACACTTTAATCGAAATCGCCAATCGTTCTGGCTCGAGCTCACGCCGCGTCACCCTACTCATGCTGCTTGGTGCTTTATTGGCCGCGCGCGGAGAAAACCCACTTCACGCCGATGCAAAACCGATTTTGGTGATGGAAGACCCCGAAACGCATTTACATCCGATTCAATTGGCGATGATTTGGGGCTTGATCGAGCAGCTCACCTTACAAAAAATCATTACCACCAATAATGGCGACTTACTCGGCAGCTTTGCGCAGCACGCACTGCGCCGTTTAGTGCGGCGCAACAATCACGTTCACGTTTATCAATTAGCCGATCATGCGCTATCGATGTCGGACGCCCGAAAAGTGGCTTTTCATATTCGCAGCAATCGCGCCAGCAGCATGTTTGCCCGAGTTTGGCTGTTAGTTGAAGGTGAAACTGAGTTTTGGTTACTGCCTGAACTCGCACGAATTTGCGGGGTTAATTTTCCACTCGAAGGCATACGCTGCGTTGAGTTTGCCCAAGCAGGTTTAGCGCCGTTGATTAAATTTGCCGATCATTTGGGGATTCACTGGCATGTGATTTGCGATGGCGACGACGCCGGCATGAAATACCAAAAACGCGCCCGCAGCCTGCTGGGGAGTCGCCCAGAAGATCAACACATCACCATGCTCGATTGCCGCGACATCGAGCATTTTTTGTGGGATAACGGCTTTGCCGACACCTATCGCCAAGCTGCCGCACCACGCGGCGAAATGAATCACTATTACCGTGCCGCGCTAGAACAACAACCGCCGCTTAACGATGAAGAAATCATCAGCCGTGCGCTACGCCATCACTCAAAACCCGGCATGGCACTCGAAATCGCCGAGGCCGCCGAAATCAAAGGTCGCCAAGCCATACCGGCTGTATTGCAAAACATGTTTCAAATCCTACAAACTTTAAGCGAAGAAAGCAGTTAA
- a CDS encoding competence/damage-inducible protein A has protein sequence MAHFTLLIIGDEILSGRRVDQHFAAILQRLQSRGHTLSSVHYLPDDPATLIAHFKRTLAEQRHVISCGGIGATPDDHTRAALASALNVPLLPQPQAAALIEQRFGADAYPHRIKMAQFPQGASIIPNPVNQVAGAAIAQHYLLPGFPTMAWPMVEWLLDQYYTAGTVATRRSLTVLNAKEGDLIDLMQAVVDQWPLLTFSSLPSFGNQHCQQAHIEFSVQGDAHDSQAAIDFLQQQLNQLGYLFLEAADMPSD, from the coding sequence ATGGCGCATTTTACTTTATTGATTATTGGTGATGAGATTTTAAGCGGCCGCCGAGTCGATCAGCATTTTGCTGCTATTTTGCAGCGACTCCAATCGCGCGGTCATACCTTAAGCAGCGTGCATTATTTGCCGGATGATCCGGCGACGTTAATCGCGCACTTTAAACGCACTTTGGCCGAACAGCGCCATGTGATTAGCTGCGGCGGCATTGGCGCTACGCCTGATGACCATACTCGCGCCGCATTAGCCAGCGCGCTCAACGTGCCATTGCTACCCCAGCCGCAAGCGGCAGCACTGATTGAACAACGCTTTGGCGCAGATGCGTATCCGCATCGAATTAAAATGGCCCAGTTCCCACAAGGTGCAAGCATCATCCCCAACCCAGTCAACCAAGTCGCTGGCGCGGCGATTGCACAGCATTATTTACTGCCAGGTTTCCCAACGATGGCTTGGCCGATGGTGGAATGGTTACTCGATCAGTACTACACCGCTGGTACCGTGGCCACTCGTCGCAGCTTGACCGTACTCAACGCCAAAGAAGGTGATTTGATTGACTTAATGCAAGCCGTTGTCGATCAATGGCCGCTGCTGACTTTTTCTAGCTTACCTAGTTTTGGCAATCAGCATTGCCAGCAAGCGCATATCGAATTTAGCGTCCAAGGCGATGCGCATGACAGCCAAGCGGCGATTGATTTTTTACAACAACAACTGAACCAACTGGGCTATTTATTTCTAGAGGCCGCCGATATGCCAAGTGATTAA
- a CDS encoding DUF2789 domain-containing protein gives MDTNTHTLAVLFAQLGLPNQPQDIEQFLAAHHLPSGVPIAQASFWSNSQAAFLREALEQDAEWAESIDVLANLLSH, from the coding sequence ATGGATACCAATACACATACCTTGGCGGTGTTGTTTGCACAATTGGGTTTACCTAATCAGCCGCAAGACATTGAGCAGTTTTTGGCTGCGCACCATTTGCCTAGCGGCGTGCCGATTGCGCAAGCTTCGTTTTGGAGCAACAGCCAAGCTGCTTTTTTACGTGAGGCCTTAGAGCAAGATGCAGAATGGGCCGAGTCGATTGATGTGCTGGCCAATTTGCTGAGTCATTAA
- a CDS encoding glycoside hydrolase family 18 protein produces the protein MRKKLLPLLLVTAFAHAETPVMEDNFNQDLSQWIGLGGEETSPIYTSIEPDPLNAENKAARFNKPVNIGDIFSRKQFPAGQYKIVFDYLGMCGSNCGATLGLDEGKPGRKEQWIASTANGFPNRLKDTKKWEHYEIEFKAKFDFHLKWEQWDSAKGEGKDAFIDNLKLIRLDADNTAANTASAIKPITSGVAGPSSPQSVMYFTSWGKHSSDFNVKNLETSGAAGKITVLEYAFGNVKNNRCVVGVDQAGEGTAGDDYWLPLAADKTLNGLEDKGDKGLYGHWNQLKQLKKKYPNLKVVISLGGWTWSKHFSDAALPANREAFVKSCVDAYIKGNVPDKNGKVVPGLAAGVFDGFDIDWEYPGSAGNEGNIVREEDTPNYTALLAEFRKQIDAVQPGLLLTIATPAASSKSEKIELEKVIPSLNWINLMTYDFTGPWSATTGHHATLIGGAKDRVSVDSTVDEYLSRGVPSNKIVLGVPFYGYGWTVNSLENNGLYQPVIAKAKGPLEAGSAPYSYLKTLPGTVHRDEKTRAVWKVNGKDVWVYDDVQLLKEKIAFVKKKKLGGIMAWELSQDSAEAELVDTIYQGLIKK, from the coding sequence ATGAGAAAAAAACTATTACCATTACTGCTCGTTACCGCGTTTGCCCACGCCGAAACGCCGGTCATGGAAGACAACTTCAACCAAGATTTAAGTCAATGGATTGGCCTAGGCGGAGAAGAAACCTCGCCAATATACACCTCGATTGAGCCTGACCCACTCAATGCCGAAAACAAAGCTGCGCGCTTTAATAAACCGGTGAATATCGGCGATATTTTTAGCCGTAAGCAGTTCCCAGCAGGCCAATACAAAATTGTTTTTGATTATTTAGGCATGTGCGGCAGCAATTGCGGCGCAACGCTTGGTTTAGATGAAGGCAAACCGGGTCGCAAAGAGCAATGGATAGCCAGTACCGCCAATGGCTTTCCCAATCGCCTGAAAGACACTAAGAAATGGGAGCATTATGAAATCGAATTTAAAGCTAAATTTGATTTCCATCTGAAGTGGGAGCAATGGGATTCAGCCAAAGGTGAAGGCAAAGACGCCTTTATTGACAACCTCAAACTCATTCGCCTTGATGCTGACAATACCGCAGCGAATACCGCCAGCGCGATTAAGCCGATTACTAGCGGCGTTGCTGGGCCAAGCAGCCCACAGTCAGTGATGTATTTCACCTCTTGGGGTAAACACAGCAGCGATTTTAACGTTAAAAATCTAGAAACCAGCGGCGCAGCAGGCAAAATCACCGTTCTGGAATACGCATTTGGTAATGTGAAAAACAATCGCTGTGTGGTCGGCGTAGATCAAGCTGGCGAAGGCACGGCCGGTGACGATTATTGGCTACCGTTAGCGGCAGATAAAACGCTCAATGGCTTAGAAGATAAAGGCGACAAAGGCTTATACGGCCATTGGAACCAGCTCAAGCAATTAAAGAAAAAATACCCAAATTTAAAAGTGGTCATCAGTTTAGGTGGCTGGACGTGGTCGAAACACTTTTCAGATGCAGCGCTACCCGCCAATCGAGAAGCATTTGTTAAGTCTTGCGTAGATGCCTACATCAAAGGCAATGTACCGGATAAAAATGGCAAAGTGGTTCCCGGCCTTGCCGCAGGGGTTTTCGATGGCTTTGATATCGACTGGGAATACCCAGGCTCTGCAGGTAACGAGGGCAATATCGTTCGCGAAGAAGACACCCCAAACTATACCGCGCTGCTCGCTGAGTTCCGTAAGCAAATCGATGCGGTTCAACCTGGCCTGCTACTGACGATTGCCACACCTGCGGCCAGCTCAAAATCAGAAAAAATCGAGCTAGAGAAAGTCATTCCGTCATTAAACTGGATCAACCTGATGACGTATGACTTTACTGGCCCTTGGTCTGCCACCACCGGACATCACGCAACCTTGATTGGTGGCGCAAAAGATCGAGTGTCTGTCGACAGCACCGTTGATGAATACCTCAGCCGCGGTGTGCCCTCAAACAAAATCGTGTTGGGCGTGCCATTTTATGGCTATGGCTGGACCGTGAATAGCCTAGAAAACAACGGTCTGTATCAACCCGTAATCGCCAAAGCGAAAGGTCCGCTCGAAGCCGGATCTGCCCCTTATTCCTACTTAAAAACCTTGCCCGGCACGGTGCATCGCGATGAAAAAACGCGTGCAGTATGGAAAGTGAATGGTAAAGACGTTTGGGTGTATGACGATGTGCAATTACTGAAAGAAAAAATCGCCTTTGTGAAAAAGAAAAAACTTGGTGGCATTATGGCATGGGAATTATCGCAAGACAGTGCCGAGGCTGAATTAGTCGATACCATTTACCAAGGACTGATTAAAAAATAA